One region of Paralichthys olivaceus isolate ysfri-2021 chromosome 12, ASM2471397v2, whole genome shotgun sequence genomic DNA includes:
- the akap12a gene encoding A-kinase anchor protein 12 produces MGDAQSAQREISTEAAGEEERGAPEDARVDHSTEDKSLINNGQISEINGKADSTIAEVDDHRGDAIAAEASLSPEEDVLQTVRPLKEERSPSDNVEINQKESPEETDAIEELPLEMTEMDAKQNDINESFKRFFSNIGLKLTVKRGSVEKDEITADAPDETNKNESDRPENTDDTADEPESVKAESNIDQKTQGTYDNDSTTCPTLTDVTSEDTLENAEEKTTEAKEVVESEAATPSPVVEDLQEQKDATLEEEDLHTPSTASPEAEEVVSPVKRFFTTGIFSGLRKKKKSTGDETTEKELVDMGGKETEQKTEKTVEVQQDKDEIGQGVEATTVEREHIEKEPKEEIISTASAQPMNDGESPPAIPATITVNEPDMSSQDKVQDSPMKWFLSGSSLRKLSKKQRGRKSSNTMLSDSEEHLSDQLMSPTKPAETQKEERPEQHSAEAAVEEDGAWASFKKLVTPKKHMKKSSLTSEETPITGSVEETKPSEKGQISDHSTEEGKKRKDSSVSWEAVLCGSGRRRSRSRKTSDSEDESPQVENDNKKRQSPLGSSNEVDETVSPNVGSPSEGDGGSTWKSFKKLVTPKRKAKDEVESKDNIQSDSESHQDDSSFSIKKLLPRKKKKSSENQDQVSSDEAEKEVVSSDEDSETPAVIPLSEFDTIETEVHIKTEADVESDVAKEADDQLQQDLCDQTSQPVLPCDGLQPEVKKVQEDKDTFKNETSTALASNEEPEDLTELISKHQQLSDIPEEGIITETNATPASVPEEPAPDDTIAEDLIEITSEAVTAPEPVDITTADETEMISAVSQLSESSNTSGNTTPVPVEYEVKPTEDLLHQVVESISLSPNVVPVCSDEVNSERIVGSVLHQILETFVKEEPTILQIHGKSDAASISIGLNVEELEMINKLTTTAQIEGISEVHKSVSTEIVSNAPTKEVVTAEMAVDEVHEVNVSHPEERINELEINNVSQHLVKTQSEANEAGSLEILPEGGAAVEDEGSLLGANQDEKEPQEMNSQEVQSTATVSEESKDGGVEEEDQTQIIDQVQVESQDQPVESDLQESPAVSKAMLDSEEGSGHFIEKEVIKEDITAEVTDKPREDTEPNAEFNVEAEKETKLQAGAAQTEHTEDPDVLESVLTTLVDMQEGSGQLLENEVLKIKDIPAEEMVRDKPQEETESVTEYNVEAEKETKLQAASVETEDAKEPKMLETEQTLDSEDGSAQLLENEAISERTPAEEMATDKRQEEKVPLTENNVETETESTLQDSVKTEHAEEPEASVTLDSEEGSIQLLEKKVTSDNIPAEEAAADKEDTKSLTECNVETETESKLQEDSVKTEHAEEPEAIEPEQTASLDSEEGSAQLHEKQVISEVTPAEETVTDTPQEKTDPAKGHVETENESKLQADSGKTEHAEEPEALVTLDSEEGSIQLLEKKVTLDDIPAEEAAADKEDTKSLTECNVEEETEHKLQADAAKTEHAEEPEALEAEQTASLDSEEGGVQSPEKEETREEIPAETTATDKPKGETEPGTECNVEAEEETKLEADSAKTEHAKEVVALETTQAASLDAEDSVQLPQEEVSEDNNAAETVTEETKQQATENQVDPREPENKELKTDTPNIEHHKVPEVSGAVQVSKLDSEEGSVQSLEIEVTPETTIEAETITDEPKEETEPLTEVIEPVDAFKTEHVQELVQEPVLEDAQAAMLDSEEGSAQSLEKEVISEQIPPEETVAHEVARAAEGSAESELSGEDAKTEHVQEPEVLPADVNDTATETEPEVEASTPAHVVQQGSEESSAPNPEPTDSVTVEGETKVVADLNQDLSRNEDQEAESTPQDVHVGQEDQIPEAVDEIQTITAVHVSSVNNEASSAQVSEINVFSEVTPTPCVENVTVSLEPIHEVHLSSVQSSVEEERGQIRGLEVKSAPVQHAIVAQVITCYLKDNAAAIPDTLIETTSDSCEPLIDSVASELGFNETNETTTPLVKNYVTKTGEEGSVVKMMNVPSVQFEDNHRIQVQVVDVDVKSATMIVDTVLEVGVTETKEVMDMCHETVKEVDKLSATLDSEEIIRSEENKVTIQEVIQHVRENLPETVPESELVNTEQEVIKETDVVAEKTEIPESESSEVEDQKVVEDDIVTCKERQDEGCDVINDDSTKGFENLMQTPDIPERLDVLIHDPKEDLEKPEAEVKKSEADVSTTDVKKKNEEAQTPQIEIVTANTGLVVPQNTGVISSVGNVEPPSSLSIEFKFNIQFGHAKEPASPPPSTERTEPMKQTVVAEVCEVVEPKEEINPAHSEERQKQTEVTEVTVQGTEVTQAANLDSTESPVIINQPVLLDVGMQTVEIVEPVDQIKSTERGTPNVQAKETIQTVRQKEKRGVFLSQPLLSEVCEQETKAEEPVKHTEEENDQDVWMDAEEDINNQEETEMSLHEVQEPPEHQAISDQEETVALEAAQEFEMADSRIEGEESQGETLEKGETCETESEGEDFAVALEDPENATANIMTMEWD; encoded by the exons ATGGGAGACGCTCAGTCTGCGCAGCGGGAGATCAGCACCGAGGCagcgggggaggaggagagaggagcaccGGAGGATGCTCGGGTCGATCACAGCACTGAGGACAAG tCTCTCATAAATAATGGGCAAATCTCGGAGATCAATGGAAAAGCAGACAGCACTATAGCAGAAGTTGATGATCACCGTGGTGATGCGATTGCTGCAGAGG CGTCCCTTTCTCCAGAGGAAGATGTTTTACAAACAGTGAGGCCACTTAAAGAAGAAAGATCACCATCAGataatgttgaaataaatcaaaaggaATCACCTGAAGAAACCGATGCTATTGAAGAACTACCCCTGGAAATGACTGAAATGGATGCAAAGCAGAATGACATCAATGAAAGCTTTAAGAGATTCTTCAGTAACATTGGTTTGAAACTGACGGTAAAAAGAGGCTCAgtagaaaaagatgaaataacagCTGATGCACCAGATGAAACGAACAAGAACGAATCAGACAGACCAGAAAACACAGATGATACGGCGGATGAACCTGAAAGTGTGAAAGCTGAGTCGAATATTGATCAGAAGACACAGGGGACTTATGACAATGATTCAACAACATGTCCAACCTTGACAGATGTTACATCAGAAGACACACTAGAAaatgcagaggagaaaacaacagaggcCAAAGAGGTAGTTGAATCTGAGGCAGCAACACCTTCACCTGTAGTTGAAGACTTACAGGAACAAAAGGATGCCACCCTTGAAGAGGAAGACCTTCATACACCATCTACAGCTAGCCCTGAGGCAGAGGAGGTCGTATCTCCAGTGAAAAGGTTTTTTACAACTGGAATCTTTTCAGGGCtacggaagaaaaagaagtCCACAGGGGATGAGACAACTGAGAAAGAACTGGTGGACATGGGAGGAAaggaaacagaacagaaaacagaaaaaactgtaGAAGTACAACAGGATAAAGACGAGATTGGACAAGGTGTTGAAGCAACTACAGTTGAGAGAGAACACATAGAAAAAGAACCTAAGGAGGAGATCATCTCTACAGCATCAGCTCAGCCGATGAACGATGGGGAATCACCTCCCGCAATTCCAGCAACTATAACTGTCAATGAGCCTGACATGAGCTCTCAAGACAAAGTTCAAGACAGTCCAATGAAATGGTTCCTATCAGGGTCAAGTTTAAGGAAACTCTCCAAAAAGCAGAGAGGCAGGAAATCAAGTAATACAATGTTGTCAGACTCTGAAGAACACTTATCAGATCAGCTCATGTCACCTACCAAGCCGGCTGAGACCCAGAAAGAAGAAAGGCCGGAACAACACTCTGCAGAGGCAGCAGTAGAGGAGGATGGTGCATGGGCCTCTTTCAAAAAACTTGTTACTCCGAAAAAGCATATGAAGAAGTCCTCCTTGACCAGTGAAGAGACACCAATCACAGGCTCAGTAGAGGAAACAAAACCAAGTGAAAAAGGGCAAATATCAGATCACAGCACCGAAgaaggcaaaaaaagaaaagattcgTCTGTGTCATGGGAAGCTGTTTTGTGTGGATCAGGAAGGAGACGAAGCAGAAGCCGAAAAACATCAGACTCTGAGGATGAATCACCCCAAGTTGAAAATGACAATAAGAAGCGACAGTCGCCGCTAGGAAGTTCTAACGAAGTTGATGAAACAGTTTCCCCCAATGTAGGAAGTCCTTCAGAGGGTGATGGAGGATCAACAtggaaatcatttaaaaaacttgtCACTCCCAAAAGGAAAGCCAAGGATGAGGTGGAAAGCAAAGATAACATTCAGTCTGACAGTGAAAGTCATCAGGACGATTCCTCCTTTTCAATAAAGAAACTTCTTccaagaaaaaagaagaagtctTCTGAAAATCAAGACCAAGTATCTTCTGATGAGGCTGAAAAGGAGGTTGTTTCAAGTGATGAAGACTCTGAGACTCCAGCTGTCATTCCCTTGTCAGAGTTTGATACAATCGAAACCGAAGTTCACATTAAAACAGAGGCTGATGTGGAGAGTGATGTAGCCAAGGAGGCAGATGATCAACTGCAGCAAGACCTCTGTGATCAGACGTCTCAACCAGTCCTACCTTGTGATGGGCTGCAACCGGAAGTAAAGAAAGTCCAAGAAGATAAggatacttttaaaaatgaaacatcgACAGCTCTTGCTTCAAATGAGGAACCCGAGGACCTTACAGAGTTAATCAGTAAACATCAACAACTCAGTGATATTCCAGAGGAGGGTATAATTACAGAGACCAATGCCACTCCAGCTTCAGTCCCTGAGGAGCCAGCTCCAGATGACACTATAGCTGAGGATCTGATAGAGATCACATCTGAGGCTGTAACTGCTCCAGAGCCTGTAGACATTACCACAGCAGATGAAACTGAGATGATCTCTGCAGTTTCTCAGCTGTCAGAGTCTTCAAACACATCTGGCAACACAACACCAGTCCCTGTAGAATATGAGGTCAAACCTACAGAGGATCTCCTGCATCAGGTTGTTGAATCCATCTCCTTAAGTCCAAATGTTGTCCCAGTGTGTTCAGACGAGGTTAACTCAGAAAGAATAGTTGGATCCGTCTTGCATCAAATACTTGAAACATTTGTAAAAGAAGAGCCAACAATTCTACAAATACATGGGAAATCAGATGCAGCCTCCATTAGCATTGGACTAAATGTTGAAGAACTGGAAATGATCAACAAACTCACAACAACAGCCCAAATAGAGGGCATATCTGAAGTCCATAAATCTGTTTCCACAGAAATTGTGTCTAATGCTCCCACTAAGGAGGTTGTCACTGCTGAAATGGCTGTTGATGAAGTGCATGAGGTCAATGTTTCACATCCAGAAGAAAGGATAAATGAATTAGAAATTAATAATGTGAGCCAGCATCTGGTAAAAACTCAATCTGAGGCAAATGAAGCTGGGTCTTTAGAGATACTACCCgaaggtggagcagctgttgaAGATGAAGGTTCTCTTCTAGGGGCAAATCAAGATGAAAAAGAGCCCCAAGAAATGAACTCTCAAGAAGTACAATCAACTGCTACAGTATCAGAAGAAAGTAAAGATGGgggtgtggaggaggaagaccAGACTCAAATCATAGATCAAGTTCAAGTTGAGAGTCAAGATCAACCAGTAGAGTCGGATTTGCAAGAATCACCAGCTGTAAGCAAAGCCATGTTAGATTCAGAGGAGGGTAGTGGTCATTTTATTGAAAAGGAAGTAATCAAGGAAGATATCACAGCAGAAGTGACTGACAAACCCAGAGAGGACACAGAGCCTAACGCTGAATTTAATGTTGAAGCAGAGAAGGAAACCAAACTACAAGCAGGCGCTGCACAAACTGAACATACTGAAGATCCTGACGTGTTAGAAAGTGTACTAACAACATTAGTAGATATGCAGGAGGGTAGTGGTCAATTGCTTGAAAATGAAGTACTGAAAATTAAAGACATCCCAGCTGAGGAAATGGTTAGAGACAAACCCCAAGAGGAAACAGAATCTGTCACTGAATATAATGTTGAAGCAGAGAAGGAAACCAAACTACAAGCAGCTTCTGTGGAAACTGAAGATGCTAAAGAACCAAAAATGTTAGAAACTGAACAAACATTAGATTCAGAGGATGGTAGTGCTCAATTGCTTGAAAATGAGGCAATAAGTGAACGTACTCCAGCAGAAGAAATGGCTACAGACAAACGACAAGAGGAGAAAGTGCCTCTCACTGAAAATAATgttgagacagagacagaaagcacATTACAAGATTCTGTCAAAACTGAACATGCTGAAGAACCGGAAGCATCAGTCACACTAGATTCAGAGGAGGGCAGCATTCAATTGCTTGAAAAGAAAGTAACCTCAGACAATATTCCagcagaagaagcagctgcagacaAAGAGGACACCAAGTCTCTCACTGAATGTAATgttgagacagagacagaaagcaaATTACAAGAAGATTCTGTCAAAACGGAACATGCTGAAGAACCAGAAGCGATAGAACCTGAACAAACAGCCTCTTTAGATTCAGAGGAAGGTAGTGCTCAATTGCATGAAAAGCAAGTCATATCAGAAGTTACTCCAGCAGAAGAAACAGTTACAGACACACCACAGGAGAAAACGGACCCTGCCAAAGGACATGTTGAAACAGAGAATGAAAGCAAACTGCAAGCTGATTCTGGCAAAACTGAACATGCTGAAGAACCAGAAGCGTTAGTCACATTAGATTCAGAGGAGGGCAGCATTCAATTGCTTGAAAAGAAAGTAACATTAGACGATATTCCagcagaagaagcagctgcagacaAAGAGGACACCAAGTCTCTCACTGAATGTAATGTTGAGGAAGAAACAGAACATAAACTACAAGCCGATGCTGCCAAAACTGAACATGCTGAAGAACCAGAAGCATTAGAAGCTGAGCaaacagcctcattagattcaGAGGAGGGTGGTGTTCAATCACCTGAAAAGGAGGAAACAAGAGAAGAGATTCCAGCAGAAACAACAGCTACAGACAAACCCAAAGGGGAAACAGAGCCTGGTACCGAATGTAATGttgaagcagaggaggaaaccaAACTAGAAGCAGATTCTGCTAAAACTGAACATGCCAAAGAAGTAGTCGCATTAGAAACAACACAAGCAGCCTCATTAGATGCAGAGGACAGTGTTCAATTACCACAAGAGGAAGTATCAGAGGACAATAATGCAGCAGAAACTGTtacagaagaaacaaaacaacaggcaACAGAAAACCAAGTTGACCCCAGAGAGCCAGAAAACAAAGAACTGAAAACAGATACCCCAAATATTGAACACCACAAAGTTCCAGAGGTTTCAGGGGCTGTACAAGTATCCAAATTAGATTCAGAGGAGGGTAGTGTTCAATCTCTTGAAATAGAAGTTACGCCAGAGACCACTATAGAGGCAGAAACTATTACAGATGAACcaaaagaggagacagagccTCTCACTGAAGTCATTGAACCGGTGGATGCTTTTAAAACTGAACATGTTCAAGAACTAGTTCAAGAACCGGTATTAGAAGATGCACAAGCAGCAATGCTAGATTCAGAAGAGGGTAGTGCCCAATCACTTGAAAAGGAAGTGATTTCCGAACAGATTCCACCAGAAGAAACTGTTGCACATGAAGTAGCACGTGCAGCTGAAGGCAGTGCAGAGTCAGAACTATCGGGAGAGGATGCCAAGACTGAACATGTTCAAGAACCAGAGGTATTACCTGCTGATGTAAATGACACTGCAACTGAAACAGAACCTGAGGTAGAGGCATCAACGCCTGCTCATGTAGTCCAACAAGGTTCTGAGGAAAGTAGCGCTCCCAATCCAGAACCCACTGATTCAGTGACAGTTGAAGGTGAGACTAAAGTTGTGGCAGATCTGAATCAGGATTTAAGCAGAAATGAAGATCAGGAAGCGGAGAGTACACCACAAGATGTTCATGTTGGCCAGGAAGACCAAATCCCTGAAGCTGTAGATGAGATACAGACAATAACAGCAGTTCATGTATCCTCTGTTAATAATGAAGCAAGTAGTGCTCAGgtcagtgaaataaatgtattttctgaagTAACCCCAACACCTTGTGtagaaaatgtcacagtttcACTTGAACCAATTCACGAGGTGCATCTCAGTTCAGTGCAATCCAGTGTTGAGGAAGAAAGAGGTCAAATTCGAGGTTTGGAGGTAAAGAGTGCTCCAGTGCAGCATGCTATAGTTGCCCAAGTGATTACATGTTATCTAAAAGACAATGCAGCTGCGATACCTGACACTTTGATAGAGACGACATCAGACAGTTGTGAACCATTGATCGACTCTGTGGCAAGTGAGCTCGGGTTCAATGAGACGAATGAGACTACAACACCATTAGTGAAAAACTATGTGACGAAGACGGGCGAGGAAGGTAGTGTGGTTAAAATGATGAATGTGCCATCGGTACAGTTTGAGGATAATCATAGAATTCAAGTGCAGGTGGTTGATGTTGATGTCAAATCAGCCACGATGATTGTTGACACAGTGCTAGAGGTAGGAGTAACAGAAACCAAAGAAGTTATGGATATGTGTCACGAAACAGTTAAAGAAGTAGACAAACTTTCTGCCACATTGGACAGTGAAGAGATAATAAGGAGCGAAGAAAACAAAGTGACCATTCAAGAAGTTATTCAACATGTAAGGGAGAACTTACCAGAGACAGTACCTGAATCAGAACTCGTCAACACGGAACAAGAAGTTATTAAAGAGACGGATGTTGTGGCTGAGAAAACTGAGATACCTGAAAGTGAGTCAAGTGAAGTGGAGGATCAAAAAGTGGTGGAGGATGATATTGTAACATGCAAAGAAAGACAAGATGAAGGATGTGATGTCATAAATGATGACTCCACAAAAGGGTTTGAGAACCTCATGCAAACGCCTGATATTCCAGAAAGGTTGGATGTTTTGATCCATGATCCCAAAGAGGATTTAGAGAAGCCTGAAGCTGAAGTGAAAAAGTCTGAAGCAGATGTCTCGACGAcagatgtgaagaaaaaaaatgaggaaGCACAAACTCCACAAATTGAGATTGTAACGGCGAACACCGGATTAGTCGTCCCCCAAAACACTGGAGTGATCTCATCAGTAGGTAATGTCGAGCCCCCCTCTAGCCTTTCGATAGAATTCAAATTTAACATACAGTTTGGACACGCAAAGGAACCGGCTTCTCCACCACCGTCAACAGAGAGAACTGAACCAATGAAACAGACAGTGGTGGCTGAGGTATGCGAGGTAGTAGAACCCAAAGAAGAGATAAATCCAGCACATtctgaagagagacagaaacagacagaggtgaCTGAGGTCACAGTTCAGGGAACAGAAGTCACACAAGCAGCAAACTTAGATTCTACAGAAAGCCCAGTGATCATAAATCAACCAGTTCTTCTGGATGTTGGAATGCAAACAGTGGAAATAGTGGAACCAGTAgatcaaattaaatcaacagaGAGAGGAACCCCCAATGTCCAGGCGAAAGAAACGATCCAAACAGTGaggcaaaaagagaaaagaggagtgTTCCTGAGTCAGCCACTACTCTCTGAAGTGTGTGaacaagaaaccaaagcagaagaacctgtcaaacacacagaagaggaaaatgaccaggatgtgtggatggatgcTGAGGAGGACATCAACAATCAAGAGGAAACAGAGATGTCCCTTCACGAGGTGCAGGAGCCTCCAGAACATCAGGCAATAAGTGACCAGGAGGAAACAGTTGCACTTGAAGCTGCGCAGGAGTTTGAAATGGCTGATTCCAGGATTGAAGGAGAAGAAAGTCAAGGGGAGACGCTTGAAAAAGGAGAAACGTGTGAAACTGAGAGTGAAGGTGAAGATTTTGCTGTTGCACTTGAGGATCCAGAAAATGCTACTGCAAACATCATGACGATGGAGTGGGATTAA
- the rmnd1 gene encoding required for meiotic nuclear division protein 1 homolog, translated as MLLQKLWSRLGAQWSVGRKPFCIRATASVSQSVQLHKYESKPRTRSDPGISRTCSFNTLHQQQIHKRHILPALGGFQSFNNALFIDPGMLNKCRSGQNRFYSPDLVKSMLKPTLKPVTVPGKRVPKGPRTKQPSRANQPSQKEDKDMLQCIAFATADQYHLPTLCHDLISHGFLEVDLPRDASNVLVISTDKAAKPDDNAVMFFFREGSAVFWNVEEKTMKSVMRILERHEIQPYEVALVHWENEEINYTVSEGNTKLERGNFILNDYIDQHDAVLEKFAFSNALCLSVKLAIWEVALDDFVESIQSIPETLKAGKRVKLSSAEVMQKIGELFALRHCINLRSDLLLTPDFYWDRENLEKLYEKTCLFLSINRRVNVVNEKLEHCTQLTDLMRSHLSEKHSLRLEWMIVILITIEVMFELGKMIF; from the exons ATGCTCCTCCAGAAGTTGTGGTCCAGACTGGGAGCACAGTGGTCCGTAGGGAGGAAACCGTTCTGCATCCGTGCCACAGCCAGTGTCTCCCAGTCTGTCCAGCTTCATAAGTATGAATCCAAACCCAGGACTCGCTCTGACCCAGGGATCTCAAGGACCTGTTCCTTTAACACTCTTCACCAACAGCAGATACATAAGAGACACATCCTGCCAGCTTTAGGTGGATTTCAAAGTTTCAACAACGCTCTGTTCATTGACCCTGGGATGCTTAACAAATGTAGAAGTGGACAGAATCGCTTTTATTCACCAGACCTCGTGAAGTCGATGTTAAAGCCAACTTTAAAACCAGTGACGGTGCCTGGGAAGAGGGTTCCCAAAGGACCAAGAACAAAACAACCTTCGAGAGCCAACCAGCCGTCTCAGAAAGAGGACAAG gacaTGCTGCAGTGTATCGCCTTTGCAACAGCAGATCAGTATCATCTGCCAACACTTTGCCATGACTTGATAAGCCACGGCTTCCTTGAGGTAGATCTACCGAGAG ATGCTTCAAATGTGCTGGTGATCAGCACAGACAAGGCTGCAAAACCAGATGACAACGCTGTCATGTTCTTCTTCAG GGAGGGCTCAGCAGTTTTCTGGAATGTTGAGGAGAAAACG ATGAAAAGTGTGATGAGAATACTGGAACGCCATGAGATCCAGCCTTATGAAGTAGCATTAGTTCACTGGGAGAATGAAGAGATCAACTACACTGTTAGCGA AGGAAATACAAAGCTTGAACGCGGAAACTTCATTCTAAATGACTACATTGATCAACATGATGCTGTTTTGGAGAAATTCGCCTTTTCAAATGCGTTGTGCTTGTCAG tgAAGCTGGCCATATGGGAGGTGGCGTTAGACGACTTTGTAGAGTCAATTCAGTCAATTCCAGAG ACGCTGAAGGCTGGCAAAAGAGTGAAGTTGTCCTCTGCAGAGGTCATGCAGAAAATAGGAGAGCTGTTCGCTTTAAG ACACTGTATAAACCTGAGGTCCGACCTGCTCCTCACACCTGATTTCTACTGGGACAGAGAAAACCTGGAAAAACTCTACGAGAAGACCTGCCTGTTCCTCAGCATCAACCGCAGGGTCAAT gTTGTGAATGAGAAGCTGGAACATTGCACACagttgacagacctcatgaggAGCCACCTGAGCGAGAAGCACAGCTTGAGGTTGGAGTGGATGATCGTCATCCTCATCACTATAGAG GTGATGTTTGAACTTGGAAAAATGATCTTCTGA
- the ccdc170 gene encoding coiled-coil domain-containing protein 170, translating into MENSDEGDQSNGRERLKMRVAVLEESVRSSEVECRASRETVLRLVAELDRERKKAASSAAALDSLKVELDGLEVGRRSVEMDKETLMERLDASKRVTEAARRESTCLEKQVEELERKLQSSQRETQAAEDKLQTFLRKVAGLLQAKSANVILPTERDVSQTLDKMMSEMEARLCQASEELKQQTELQHGALQRVQLAEQQVQDLRERLQGLETELLTADMHRDGLRHSQQHYEQFLEQLSETLTVDSIALDLGFDMRLKLILSRAEQLVKREGSALVDSKSLTYSLQRKLKSQKDQLESKELHIQLLRKKVSELEEERRCRSALAVERDDAHLETRRLQKRLERLQSELRATKQSNTELKAQLSHTNELKLKVMEQSETMQEQKKRLERMVEGKAKVEKKLTSVSSELQSHEQKTREDEQQLGSLRQSLAQLSDRERELLDFRMVVSQMLSLDATAPPLPNHEIIKSLETLLNTHHHYHHLHHHVNLPWQCPTHRRPHLCRIQDRPDNLSLDVSTSRSARPEEAVPL; encoded by the exons ATGGAAAACTCCGATGAG GGGGATCAGTCTAATGGGAGGGAGAGGCTGAAGATGAGAGTTGCAGTGTTGGAGGAGAGTGTTCGATCGTCTGAGGTGGAGTGTAGAGCCAGCAGAGAGACGGTGCTGAGGCTGGTGGCAGAGCTCGACCGAGAGAGGAAGAAGGCCGCCAGCAGTGCAGCAGCACTCGACTCACTCAAAGTG gAGTTGGATGGCCTGGAGGTGGGAAGGAGGAGTGTTGAGATGGATAAAGAAACCCTGATGGAGAGGCTTGATGCCAGCAAGAGGGTGACGGAGGCAGCGAGGCGAGAGTCCACCTGTCTGGAGAaacaggtggaggagctggagaggaaacTACAGTCAAGTCAACGAGAGACTCAGGCAGCTGAAGACAAACTGCAGACGTTCCTGAGGAAGGTGGCAGGTCTGCTGCAGGCAAAGTCTGCAAACGTCATCCTGCCCACAGAGAGAGATGTTTCACAGACACTGGATAAG ATGATGTCTGAGATGGAGGCCAGGCTGTGTCAAGCCTCAGAGGAGCTGAAGCAGCAGACGGAGCTCCAGCACGGTGCGCTGCAGAGGGTGCAGCTTGCAGAGCAGCAAGTCCAGgacctgagagagagactgcaggGTCTGGAGACCGAGCTGCTGACGGCAGACATGCATCGTGACGGGCTGCGACACAGCCAACAGCAT TATGAGCAGTTCCTGGAGCAGCTGTCAGAGACACTGACGGTTGACAGCATCGCTCTGGATCTGGGCTTCGACATGAGGCTAAAACTCATCCTGTCACGTGCAGAACAACTTGTCAAAAGAGAAGGAAGTGCTCTGGTGGACAGCAAAAGTCTCACTTACAGTTTACAGCGAAAG TTGAAATCACAGAAGGACCAACTGGAGAGCAAAGAACTCCACATCCAGCTCCTGAGGAAGAAGGTGTCGGAgctggaagaggagaggaggtgtcGCTCAGCATTGGCTGTGGAGCGAGATGACGCACATCTGGAAACCAGGAGGCTGCAGAAAAGACTAGAGCGTCTCCAGAGCGAGCTGAGGGCCACCAAGCAGAGCAACACTGAACTCAAGGCCCAGCTCTCCCACACCAACGAGCTCAAG TTGAAAGTCATGGAACAGAGTGAGACCATGCAGGAGCAGAAAAAGAGGCTGGAGCGGATGGTGGAGGGGAAGGCCAAGGTGGAGAAGAAGCTGACTTCAGTGAGCTCAGAGCTTCAGAGCCACGAGCAAAAGACCCGAGAGGACGAGCAACAACTGGGCTCCCTCAGACAGAGCCTGGCTCAGCtgtctgacagagagagggag TTGCTGGATTTCCGCATGGTTGTCTCCCAGATGCTCAGTTTGGATGCCACGGCCCCGCCTCTCCCAAACCATGAAATCATCAAATCACTGGAGACCCTTCTCAACACTCATCATCACTATCACCACCTTCATCACCATGTGAATTTGCCGTGGCAATGTCCTACTCACCGGAGGCCTCATCTCTGCCGAATCCAGGATCGTCCTGACAACTTGTCCTTGGACGTTTCTACCTCCAGGTCCGCTCGTCCAGAAGAGGCAGTTCCCCTTTAA